A stretch of Clostridium formicaceticum DNA encodes these proteins:
- the pheA gene encoding prephenate dehydratase — MKLGYLGPEGSFSYTAAVQYAPDATLVGMKTFKEIIAAVEERKIDQGILPIENSTEGAVTQVMDALMDTKVSKIQAEMILQIRHNLLSVEENIEEVSYVLSHPQPLEQCREFFAKHFPQITLIPCESSSSACRIAKEKGKSYGAIGNSWAGKNNGLKVLYKDIQDNVHNQTRFVIIGEGMTAPTGNDKTSIVFSFHNDAPGSLYSVLKEFAEENINLSRIESRPAKIELGKYIFYIDFHGHQEDLKSKKVLQRIMKKINKLKIFGSYPIGKVW; from the coding sequence ATGAAATTAGGGTATTTAGGGCCAGAGGGTTCCTTTAGTTACACAGCGGCAGTACAGTATGCTCCTGATGCAACTTTAGTAGGGATGAAGACCTTTAAAGAGATTATTGCAGCAGTGGAGGAAAGGAAAATAGACCAAGGGATTTTGCCAATAGAAAACTCCACAGAGGGTGCTGTTACGCAAGTAATGGATGCTTTAATGGATACAAAGGTTTCGAAGATTCAGGCAGAGATGATTTTGCAAATACGGCATAATCTTTTGAGTGTGGAGGAAAATATAGAGGAAGTTTCTTATGTTTTATCCCATCCACAACCCTTGGAGCAATGCAGAGAGTTTTTTGCAAAGCATTTTCCTCAAATTACCCTTATTCCCTGTGAAAGTTCCTCCAGTGCCTGTAGGATCGCGAAAGAAAAGGGGAAGAGCTATGGGGCTATTGGAAACAGCTGGGCTGGAAAAAATAACGGATTAAAAGTTCTTTACAAAGACATACAGGATAATGTCCATAATCAAACCCGTTTTGTTATTATTGGAGAAGGCATGACTGCGCCCACTGGTAACGACAAAACCTCTATTGTTTTTTCCTTTCATAATGATGCTCCTGGTAGTCTGTATAGCGTACTGAAGGAATTTGCTGAGGAAAACATTAATCTATCAAGAATTGAATCTCGTCCTGCTAAAATAGAGTTGGGGAAGTATATTTTTTATATTGATTTTCATGGACACCAAGAAGATTTAAAATCTAAGAAGGTATTACAGCGTATTATGAAGAAAATTAATAAATTAAAGATTTTTGGGTCTTATCCTATTGGGAAAGTATGGTAA
- the aroC gene encoding chorismate synthase has protein sequence MFRLLTAGESHGKSLVGMIEGFPSNVAIDVAQINKNLARRQGGYGRGGRMQIEKDQVEILSGIRGGKTLGSPISFLIKNKDYENWEPYMNPIDVDEETRKVTQPRPGHADLTGVIKYGFSDIRNVLERSSARETAVRVAVGSLAQQLMEVFNIEVHSHVTAIGGAFLPEKIRDIEKIKIAETSEVRCCDAEIEKAMIEEIKSAKEKGDSLGGIFEIHITGVPMGLGSYVQWDRKLDAKLSYALMGIQAIKGVEIGYGFQNAQQEGSLVHDEIFYGEDQGYYRKTNHAGGIEGGMSNGEDIIIRCAMKPIPTLYTPLKTVDIATKEVVLATVERSDTCAVPAASIVGEMVAITVIAQEFLRKFGSDSLEEITKRWKNCI, from the coding sequence ATGTTTCGATTATTAACAGCAGGAGAATCCCATGGTAAAAGTTTAGTAGGAATGATAGAGGGATTCCCTTCTAATGTAGCGATAGATGTAGCTCAGATCAATAAAAACCTAGCACGACGACAGGGAGGCTATGGTCGTGGTGGTAGGATGCAGATTGAAAAGGACCAAGTGGAGATTTTATCTGGCATAAGAGGGGGAAAAACACTGGGAAGCCCCATTTCTTTTCTCATTAAAAATAAGGATTATGAGAATTGGGAACCTTATATGAATCCCATAGATGTGGATGAAGAGACAAGAAAAGTTACGCAACCAAGACCTGGTCATGCGGATTTAACAGGAGTCATAAAATATGGTTTTTCAGATATTCGAAATGTTTTAGAGCGTAGTAGTGCCAGGGAAACAGCAGTAAGGGTGGCGGTAGGAAGTTTAGCACAACAATTGATGGAGGTCTTTAATATAGAAGTACATAGCCACGTTACTGCAATCGGCGGTGCATTTCTTCCTGAGAAGATTAGGGATATAGAGAAGATCAAGATAGCAGAAACTTCAGAAGTAAGGTGTTGTGATGCTGAGATAGAAAAGGCGATGATTGAGGAGATAAAAAGTGCTAAAGAAAAGGGAGATTCCTTAGGAGGAATTTTTGAGATACATATCACTGGGGTACCGATGGGACTGGGAAGTTATGTGCAATGGGACAGAAAACTAGATGCAAAATTATCCTATGCTTTAATGGGGATTCAAGCGATTAAAGGAGTAGAGATTGGTTATGGTTTCCAAAATGCTCAGCAGGAGGGTTCATTGGTTCATGATGAAATCTTCTATGGAGAAGATCAGGGTTACTATAGAAAAACCAATCATGCTGGGGGAATCGAGGGAGGTATGTCTAACGGTGAGGATATCATCATCCGATGTGCCATGAAACCAATACCTACCTTGTATACACCGTTGAAAACTGTAGACATTGCCACAAAGGAAGTGGTTTTAGCTACGGTGGAGAGAAGTGATACCTGTGCTGTGCCGGCGGCTTCTATTGTAGGAGAAATGGTAGCAATTACTGTAATTGCACAGGAATTTTTAAGAAAATTTGGTTCAGATTCATTAGAGGAGATTACAAAGCGATGGAAAAATTGTATATAG
- the aroB gene encoding 3-dehydroquinate synthase, which produces MEKLYIDLGENSYPIAINGGLRYDIDNYLGEADKCLLITDENVDGLYGKDLQQFLKERTIEKIVLSPGEASKNLATVEGILHKMIEGGFTRKSQIIALGGGVVGDIAGFCASIYMRGIPFIQVPTTLLSQVDSSVGGKTGVNMPQAKNIVGSFYQPKSVMIDIEVLRTLPKRELLSGIGEVIKYGIIYDYDFLCYISDEFAQIMNLKEESLKKVIKKCCEIKAEIVSKDEKEKGLRKILNYGHTIGHGLEAITQYKKYTHGEAVLIGMYYEAKMAKVMGLIKEEYYKEIENIIKKTEISLDIGEFSLQDLVKSMTKDKKNQGDKISFILPSSKGEVKEVLLSKEEVVW; this is translated from the coding sequence ATGGAAAAATTGTATATAGATTTAGGAGAAAATAGCTATCCTATAGCTATTAACGGCGGACTAAGATACGACATTGATAATTATTTAGGAGAAGCGGATAAGTGTCTGTTGATTACTGATGAAAATGTTGATGGTTTATACGGCAAAGATCTGCAGCAGTTTCTAAAGGAGCGAACAATAGAAAAAATTGTACTGTCTCCAGGAGAGGCAAGCAAAAACCTCGCTACAGTAGAAGGGATTTTGCATAAGATGATAGAAGGCGGCTTCACCAGAAAATCTCAAATTATTGCACTAGGAGGTGGCGTAGTAGGAGATATTGCCGGGTTTTGTGCGTCTATTTACATGAGGGGAATTCCTTTTATACAGGTGCCTACCACACTGTTGTCACAGGTAGATAGCAGTGTAGGGGGAAAGACTGGGGTAAATATGCCTCAAGCCAAAAATATTGTTGGGAGTTTTTATCAACCAAAGTCGGTGATGATTGATATTGAGGTGTTAAGAACCCTGCCTAAACGGGAGTTGCTGAGTGGTATCGGAGAAGTGATCAAGTATGGAATCATTTATGATTATGATTTTTTATGTTATATAAGCGATGAATTTGCTCAGATAATGAACCTGAAAGAAGAATCTTTGAAAAAGGTTATTAAGAAATGTTGTGAGATTAAAGCAGAAATTGTTTCAAAAGACGAAAAAGAGAAGGGGTTAAGGAAAATTTTAAATTATGGTCATACTATTGGTCATGGTTTAGAGGCAATTACCCAGTACAAAAAATATACCCATGGTGAGGCGGTTTTAATAGGTATGTATTATGAGGCCAAGATGGCAAAGGTCATGGGACTCATCAAAGAAGAATATTATAAGGAAATAGAAAATATCATAAAGAAAACAGAGATTTCTCTAGATATAGGAGAATTTTCTTTGCAAGATTTAGTAAAGAGCATGACAAAGGATAAAAAAAATCAGGGTGATAAAATCTCCTTTATCCTTCCCAGTAGTAAAGGAGAAGTAAAAGAAGTGCTGCTGTCTAAGGAAGAGGTAGTATGGTGA
- a CDS encoding chorismate mutase, whose protein sequence is MKDLEELRQEIDACDEMIVKNFERRMELVMEVLAYKREKGLPVFHPEREQQVMEKVLTSFSHTNLPEEIQQLYKEIMKISRKLQSKRLFPYSIALIGFMGTGKTTIAEDLAEKLEMRSVDIDTLIQEKMGMTIGEIFENYGEAHFRKMESDTVEELSVERNMILSCGGGVVLSPYNVMNLKKNSKTVLLRALPETIHKRLQGDSSRPLLKGKMHLEHIEDLLEKRKPLYNEAADFIVDTDGKTIDEISKEIIKKLLQGN, encoded by the coding sequence GTGAAGGATTTAGAAGAGTTACGTCAAGAAATTGATGCATGTGATGAAATGATCGTAAAAAATTTTGAAAGAAGAATGGAACTGGTGATGGAGGTACTGGCTTATAAAAGAGAAAAAGGTCTTCCTGTATTTCATCCAGAAAGGGAGCAGCAGGTAATGGAAAAGGTACTGACGAGTTTTTCCCATACCAATTTACCGGAGGAGATTCAGCAGCTTTATAAAGAAATCATGAAAATTAGTAGAAAATTGCAGTCTAAAAGGCTCTTCCCCTATAGTATTGCTTTAATAGGTTTTATGGGTACCGGAAAAACAACAATAGCAGAGGATTTAGCAGAAAAGCTGGAAATGAGGTCCGTAGATATAGATACTTTGATTCAAGAAAAAATGGGAATGACCATAGGAGAAATCTTTGAAAATTATGGAGAAGCCCATTTTAGAAAAATGGAATCAGACACTGTAGAAGAATTAAGTGTTGAAAGAAATATGATTCTTTCCTGTGGTGGGGGGGTAGTATTAAGTCCCTACAATGTGATGAATCTCAAAAAAAATAGTAAGACGGTTCTTTTAAGAGCATTGCCAGAAACCATCCATAAACGGCTGCAAGGGGATAGCTCAAGACCTTTACTTAAGGGAAAAATGCACTTAGAACACATAGAAGATCTTCTAGAAAAAAGAAAGCCTTTGTACAATGAAGCAGCAGATTTTATTGTAGATACTGATGGCAAAACAATCGATGAAATTAGCAAAGAAATTATAAAAAAGTTATTGCAAGGGAACTAA
- a CDS encoding MASE3 domain-containing sensor histidine kinase, whose translation MHYEETAISDKQLNTVGKKLYAEFVVFFFLIIGSMYLSFYNYVLFHTTIELLGVIIMLMMTMIVVNTYKFNNDHYLILLGTTYGFVAMWDLLHTLAYDGLGIFPMNTTNFATQLWIMARYIEGISILVATFSLRFNKKIKMSRLIVSYGFISVVALLSIFKWKVFPECFIEGSGLTIFKVISEYIITGMLVIAIIFMIYNRRYLDKKSFWLLIFSFMFTIASEITLCYYESVQDAYMTIGHILKIISFYLIYRAIVEIELKSPYRKLSYSEERYRGVVELMPIGICVHIEEKITFVNPALCKMLDATTGEALIGKNILDIVHPADHPLIKDRMEEVKEGKVAASIEERLVNLKGETVHAEVTSRLLPFGDKQGIVAIVRDLSVDKHAIALEKHIAYKQKELQQSKKYQELKTEFFSNLSHEMRTPLNVIFGIVQLLELKVEKIADNAIEKHIKSLKQNCYRMLKLINNLLDITKMDAGYFQVHLQNYNIVEIIEDIAMSIAPYAENNNITVLFDTNVEEKYMAIDLNGIERIMLNLLSNAIKFTERGGEISVNFWDRNKNVIIAVKDTGIGIPEEKLPFIFDRFRQVNKSFEKNQQGSGIGLSLVESLVKMHGGSIKVHSKIGEGTEFMISLPVKLQEESRKEVNIEEVDLKSKYVEKINVEFSDIYHIG comes from the coding sequence ATGCATTATGAGGAAACGGCAATATCAGATAAACAATTAAATACTGTAGGAAAAAAGTTATACGCTGAATTCGTGGTGTTTTTTTTTCTAATTATAGGGAGCATGTATTTAAGTTTTTATAATTATGTATTATTTCATACCACAATAGAATTACTAGGTGTCATCATCATGCTGATGATGACTATGATTGTTGTTAATACTTACAAATTTAATAATGATCATTATTTGATACTGTTAGGTACCACCTATGGGTTTGTGGCAATGTGGGACTTATTGCATACCCTTGCCTATGATGGATTAGGGATTTTTCCAATGAATACTACAAACTTTGCAACACAATTGTGGATTATGGCACGATACATAGAAGGTATATCGATTTTGGTAGCAACGTTTTCTCTACGATTCAATAAAAAAATAAAGATGAGCAGACTTATTGTTTCATATGGATTCATTAGTGTTGTAGCTTTGCTAAGTATATTTAAGTGGAAGGTATTTCCTGAATGCTTTATAGAGGGCTCAGGTCTTACCATCTTTAAGGTTATCAGTGAGTATATAATTACAGGAATGCTGGTGATAGCTATCATCTTCATGATTTATAATAGAAGGTATTTGGATAAAAAAAGTTTTTGGCTATTAATCTTTTCCTTCATGTTTACCATTGCTTCTGAAATAACCTTATGTTACTACGAGTCTGTGCAGGATGCCTATATGACGATAGGGCATATTTTAAAAATTATATCCTTTTATTTGATCTACAGGGCCATTGTAGAAATTGAATTGAAAAGCCCTTATAGGAAGTTGTCCTACAGTGAAGAACGCTACCGTGGTGTTGTAGAATTGATGCCGATAGGAATTTGTGTTCATATTGAAGAAAAAATCACTTTTGTCAATCCTGCCCTATGCAAAATGTTGGATGCAACTACTGGAGAGGCGCTTATTGGAAAAAACATACTGGACATTGTTCATCCAGCGGATCATCCTCTGATAAAGGATAGAATGGAGGAGGTAAAGGAAGGAAAGGTTGCTGCAAGTATTGAAGAAAGGCTTGTCAACCTAAAGGGAGAAACTGTTCATGCAGAGGTAACATCAAGACTACTGCCCTTTGGAGATAAGCAAGGTATTGTAGCTATTGTGAGGGATCTTTCTGTAGATAAACATGCTATAGCTTTAGAAAAACATATTGCCTATAAGCAAAAAGAACTACAGCAATCAAAAAAATATCAAGAGCTTAAAACCGAGTTTTTCAGCAATTTATCCCATGAGATGAGAACACCTTTAAATGTTATTTTTGGCATTGTACAACTGTTAGAGTTGAAGGTTGAAAAAATTGCAGATAATGCTATAGAAAAGCATATAAAATCCTTAAAGCAAAACTGTTATCGTATGCTAAAGCTGATCAACAACCTATTAGATATTACCAAGATGGATGCTGGATACTTTCAGGTTCATTTACAAAATTATAACATTGTTGAAATCATAGAGGATATAGCCATGTCTATTGCTCCTTATGCAGAAAATAATAATATTACTGTTTTATTTGATACCAATGTAGAAGAAAAGTATATGGCGATAGATTTGAATGGGATTGAACGCATTATGTTAAATTTATTATCAAATGCCATTAAGTTTACAGAAAGAGGAGGAGAAATTTCAGTAAACTTCTGGGACAGAAATAAAAATGTCATAATCGCTGTAAAAGATACTGGAATTGGCATCCCCGAGGAGAAACTACCTTTTATATTTGATCGCTTTAGACAGGTAAATAAATCTTTTGAAAAAAATCAGCAGGGTAGTGGCATAGGTTTATCTCTAGTAGAATCACTGGTAAAAATGCATGGTGGAAGCATCAAGGTACATAGCAAGATTGGAGAGGGAACGGAGTTTATGATAAGCCTACCGGTAAAACTGCAAGAGGAAAGTAGAAAAGAAGTCAATATTGAAGAAGTAGACTTAAAAAGCAAATATGTAGAAAAAATAAATGTTGAATTTTCGGACATCTACCATATTGGATAA
- a CDS encoding methyl-accepting chemotaxis protein, which produces MDMEQTNEDKGRNYTKKITRKIILLFLITTLGSIFLIAAIIYNQTAKMLVDNLSFRAVEIAEFVSQTIDIDHFQQFNTIEDEKGQDFQQMVEELRYIREISGAKYLYTMKKNQAGEYVYIVDSAYGEGEESHIGEVEEFSYVGFDKVYEGQAYRAQKISVDEWGMLVYAYYPIKDTTGEVIGLVGVDYDVENEYLALQKFKVFVLLFSLGLGAILLSLATIFTKKIFKPIGIMVDIAKNIAALDITKDIPEKYTKREDEIGVLSNALQMIIYNLREVMTKITVSSEEVMVSSEKLTATSQQTASTSNHIAHATEEVAEHANKQFEEVVKATNAIEEISSMIQNASKNTEEINDLSYKVLDKSTSGKETVKRASSQMQYIYESTNQVKEALIVVTEGSQKMNDIVRLIRNIAEQTNLLALNAAIEAARAGEHGRGFAVVAEEVRKLAEESQKATEEISQLIEASQSNIGNANFIMEEDNKNVEEGINIIVATEKSFEEIVGLVEKTSHQINRVAGFLKQVVDRTNVVVKATEAIEATTKTVVEETQGISSATEEQAASMEEVASTTENLAELAENLQSIIKDFKI; this is translated from the coding sequence ATGGATATGGAACAAACCAATGAAGATAAGGGAAGAAATTACACGAAAAAAATTACTAGAAAAATTATTCTGCTATTTTTAATAACCACTTTAGGTAGTATCTTTTTAATAGCCGCTATTATTTATAATCAAACTGCAAAGATGCTAGTGGATAATCTAAGTTTTCGGGCAGTAGAGATTGCTGAATTTGTTAGTCAGACGATTGATATAGATCATTTTCAGCAGTTCAACACAATAGAAGATGAAAAAGGTCAGGATTTTCAGCAAATGGTTGAGGAACTTCGCTATATAAGAGAAATTAGTGGTGCTAAATATCTTTATACGATGAAAAAAAATCAAGCTGGAGAATATGTATATATAGTGGATAGCGCCTATGGGGAAGGAGAGGAAAGCCATATAGGAGAAGTGGAGGAGTTTTCTTACGTTGGCTTTGACAAGGTATATGAGGGACAGGCCTACAGAGCGCAGAAAATAAGTGTAGATGAATGGGGGATGCTAGTATATGCCTATTATCCAATTAAGGATACGACAGGAGAAGTCATAGGCCTTGTGGGAGTAGATTATGATGTGGAAAATGAGTATTTGGCTTTGCAGAAGTTTAAAGTATTTGTACTGCTTTTTTCTTTAGGATTAGGGGCTATTCTTTTATCGTTGGCAACAATTTTTACTAAAAAAATATTTAAACCAATTGGTATCATGGTAGACATAGCAAAAAATATTGCAGCACTAGATATAACGAAGGATATACCAGAGAAGTACACCAAGAGGGAAGATGAAATTGGTGTTTTATCAAATGCTTTACAAATGATTATTTACAATCTTAGGGAAGTGATGACGAAAATAACTGTATCTTCAGAAGAGGTAATGGTTTCTTCTGAGAAGTTAACAGCCACCTCCCAGCAGACTGCTAGTACTTCTAACCATATTGCTCATGCTACAGAGGAGGTAGCAGAACATGCCAATAAACAATTTGAGGAGGTTGTAAAAGCAACCAATGCCATAGAGGAAATATCCTCTATGATACAAAATGCTTCAAAAAATACTGAGGAAATTAATGACTTAAGTTATAAGGTGCTGGATAAATCTACTTCAGGTAAAGAGACCGTTAAAAGAGCCAGCAGTCAAATGCAGTATATTTATGAGAGCACAAATCAAGTGAAGGAGGCACTGATAGTTGTCACTGAGGGTTCCCAAAAAATGAATGATATTGTCCGTCTCATCCGAAACATAGCAGAACAGACAAACTTATTGGCACTAAATGCTGCTATCGAAGCAGCAAGGGCTGGAGAACATGGCAGAGGATTTGCTGTGGTGGCAGAGGAAGTGAGAAAGTTAGCAGAAGAATCTCAAAAAGCAACAGAAGAAATTAGTCAATTGATTGAAGCGAGTCAATCCAATATAGGAAATGCTAACTTTATTATGGAGGAGGACAATAAAAATGTGGAGGAAGGCATAAACATTATCGTTGCTACGGAAAAAAGTTTTGAAGAAATTGTGGGGCTAGTGGAAAAAACAAGTCATCAGATAAATCGTGTTGCAGGCTTTCTTAAGCAGGTTGTTGATCGTACAAATGTGGTGGTAAAGGCAACGGAGGCGATAGAAGCTACAACAAAGACTGTGGTAGAGGAAACGCAAGGCATTTCATCAGCTACAGAGGAACAAGCAGCTTCCATGGAAGAAGTAGCCTCTACTACAGAAAATTTAGCTGAGTTAGCAGAGAATTTACAATCAATCATTAAGGATTTTAAAATTTAA
- the pcrA gene encoding DNA helicase PcrA, with product MNLSHLNNMQRRAVEHTEGPLLVLAGAGSGKTRVLTHRIAYLVEEKGVSPYNLLAITFTNKAAREMKERLESLMEEGCKDLWVSTFHSACMRMLRMDIEKIGYQKNFVIYDTADQLTVMKDCIKKLSLDEKYFNPRAVLGAIGKAKDQLIGPEEFTRIHGSDFRDAKIGELYKMYQKTLKNNNALDFDDLIMKTVELFNQNPAVLHYYHNKFKYILVDEFQDTNMAQYTLVSMLAKQHKNLCVVGDDDQSIYGWRGADIQNILGFEKDFPGAAVVKLEENYRSTKTILEAANRVVVNNEGRKDKKLWTGNDEGEIIQYYKANNEYDEASYIANCIETLRKEKYPYSNFAILYRTNAQSRVLEEELMKQGVPYKIFSGTRFYDRKEIKDILAYLTTVENPVDDISVKRIINVPKRGIGLKTIEKIEAYGEKLGIRFFEALLDIEEMGDISGRVQKQIKKFTDMIIDLRERKEEMKVTEIVEELYKKTGYIDALKEEDRVEADTRIENLYEFLSLTVDFDENAEVKTLEEFLARTSLESSLDSDNEEEDAVVLMTLHSAKGLEFPVVFMPGMEEGIFPSYMSMQEKNEEEERRLCYVGITRAMKKLYMSHAMMRTLYGRTSYNSCSRFLEEIPQELIAKEKAYKRKEEVKKMQTSPLFTGGGLSSFHDKPKLNTTVIKKKVNAGDKVKHPTFGIGTVVSAGGDILTIAFPSAGVKKISSAFVQLDVVE from the coding sequence ATGAATTTATCACATTTGAATAATATGCAGCGTAGGGCTGTAGAACATACAGAAGGACCTCTCCTGGTATTGGCAGGGGCGGGAAGTGGAAAGACAAGGGTACTGACCCATCGTATTGCCTATCTAGTAGAGGAGAAGGGGGTATCTCCTTACAACCTATTGGCGATTACCTTTACCAATAAAGCCGCTAGAGAAATGAAGGAAAGACTTGAGAGTTTAATGGAGGAAGGCTGCAAGGATTTGTGGGTGAGTACCTTCCATTCTGCTTGTATGCGGATGCTTAGAATGGATATTGAAAAAATAGGTTATCAAAAAAACTTTGTTATTTATGATACTGCTGATCAGTTAACGGTGATGAAGGACTGTATAAAAAAATTAAGCTTAGATGAAAAATACTTCAATCCTCGAGCAGTTTTGGGAGCCATTGGAAAAGCTAAGGATCAACTGATAGGGCCAGAAGAGTTTACAAGAATACATGGCAGTGATTTTAGAGATGCTAAAATAGGTGAACTTTATAAAATGTACCAAAAGACTTTGAAGAATAATAATGCCTTAGATTTTGATGATTTAATTATGAAGACAGTGGAGCTTTTTAATCAAAATCCTGCTGTGCTCCACTATTATCACAACAAATTTAAATATATACTAGTAGACGAGTTTCAGGATACCAATATGGCCCAGTATACTTTAGTGAGTATGCTGGCAAAACAGCATAAAAATCTTTGTGTGGTAGGGGATGATGACCAATCCATCTATGGATGGAGGGGAGCTGATATTCAAAATATACTAGGTTTTGAAAAGGATTTTCCTGGAGCGGCAGTGGTAAAATTGGAAGAAAATTACCGCTCCACTAAAACCATATTAGAAGCTGCTAATAGGGTTGTGGTAAACAACGAAGGAAGAAAGGATAAAAAGCTTTGGACAGGTAATGATGAGGGAGAAATTATTCAGTACTATAAGGCCAATAATGAATACGATGAAGCCTCCTACATCGCTAATTGTATAGAGACTTTAAGAAAAGAAAAATATCCCTATTCAAATTTTGCTATTCTTTATAGAACCAATGCCCAGTCCCGTGTATTAGAGGAAGAACTGATGAAACAAGGCGTTCCTTATAAGATTTTTTCAGGTACACGCTTCTATGATCGTAAAGAGATCAAAGATATCCTTGCTTATTTGACGACAGTGGAAAATCCAGTAGATGATATCAGTGTAAAACGAATCATTAATGTACCTAAGAGAGGAATCGGTCTTAAAACGATAGAAAAGATCGAAGCCTATGGAGAAAAATTGGGGATAAGGTTTTTTGAAGCATTATTGGATATAGAAGAAATGGGAGATATCAGCGGAAGGGTACAAAAACAAATTAAAAAATTTACGGATATGATCATAGATTTAAGAGAGAGAAAAGAAGAAATGAAGGTAACTGAAATTGTTGAAGAACTTTACAAGAAAACAGGATATATTGATGCCTTGAAGGAAGAAGATCGTGTGGAGGCGGATACTAGAATAGAAAATCTTTATGAATTTCTATCCCTGACGGTGGATTTCGATGAGAATGCAGAAGTGAAAACCTTAGAGGAATTTTTAGCTAGAACCTCTCTAGAAAGTTCTTTAGATAGTGACAATGAGGAAGAAGATGCAGTCGTACTGATGACTTTACACAGTGCTAAAGGCTTAGAGTTTCCTGTAGTGTTTATGCCGGGAATGGAGGAAGGGATCTTTCCTTCCTATATGTCGATGCAAGAAAAAAATGAAGAAGAAGAGCGAAGACTTTGTTATGTAGGAATTACTCGAGCGATGAAAAAGCTCTATATGAGCCATGCCATGATGCGAACCCTTTATGGTAGAACCAGTTATAATAGCTGTTCTAGGTTTTTAGAGGAAATTCCTCAAGAACTTATTGCTAAGGAAAAGGCCTATAAGCGTAAGGAAGAAGTGAAAAAAATGCAGACTTCTCCCCTCTTTACTGGTGGAGGATTATCCAGTTTTCATGATAAGCCCAAGCTAAATACTACGGTCATAAAGAAGAAAGTAAATGCGGGAGATAAGGTAAAGCACCCTACCTTTGGTATAGGGACTGTAGTGTCTGCCGGTGGTGATATATTAACTATTGCTTTTCCAAGTGCAGGGGTGAAAAAGATTTCTTCAGCATTTGTTCAGTTGGATGTAGTAGAATAA